The DNA segment CGAGGACGGCACTGTCGCACGGCCCGCGGTCGGCTGCGAGAGCACGTGTTCGGCGAGCGCGACGATGAGCTGCCGCTGGCTCGTCGTGAGCGTCACGGGCATGATCGTCGTCCCGTGCTCGGCGGGCGACGCGGTGAGCGAGGTGTTGTAGAAGTCCTCTTCGGCGTGGACGGTGAAGTCGTAGGTGGTCGCCCCCGCGCTGAACATGACGTGCACCGACTTGAACACGAGCGGGAGCTTCGCGCCCGGCGCGACCCAGGACTGCACGCTCCCGGTGGCGTCGGAGACCGTCGCGGAGAGCAGTTGCCCGACGTTCGAGAGCCACCACAGCCCGAACTCGCTCGAGAGCGTGAGGAACGTGCGGTGCAGGTACGGGTTGTCGTCGATCGTCAGGTCGGACTCGCGGCCGATGGTGAACGTCGACCCCGGTTCGACGGTGTGCCACTCACCGCAGTACTCCACGCGGAGCGGCCTCACGACGTGCACTCCGTCACGGGCTCGGAGGTCTTGCTCCCGCGCTGCACCTGGACCTCGATGCACACCGTCTGCCCGGCCTCGACACCGTCGACGACGATCTCCGGGCCCTCGGCGACCGCGAGCGATCCGGCTCCGTCTGCCCGCTGCCAGCGATAGCGATCGCCCTCCTCGGCGCCTTCGTGCTGCACGGCGAACACCGCTCGCCCGCCGGCGATCGTGCCCGGGGCGACCTCCGGGGTCGGCACGGTCGCGGCGACCACGGCGTTCTCGGGGGCCGACGGGGCGGCGAGGTCGTCATCGCCGTCGCGATCCGATCCGCCGCCGAGCACGACGGCCGCACCGACCGCGGCGACGACGGCGAGCCCGGCGGCGACCGTGATCGCGGCGGCGACCGCGCGCCTGCGCCGAGACGGTGCGGCCGCTTCGGCCCGCTGGGCGGATGCCTCGGCCGAGCCTCGCCGGGGCGCCGCGAGGGTCGCTCCCTCGACCTGGTCGCCGACCCGATCGCCCGCCGCAGCCGCACGCGGTGCCGGGCGCATCACGGTGCCGTCGTCGACCTGGGCGACGGAGGCGATGGGCGCGGCGGACGCCACCGGCTGCGCCGAGACCTGCCGCACACCGCGCACCTGCGTCGCGTCCGAGCCCGGCCCCGCGTGCCCCCGCGTCGGTTCCGCCGGCCGGACCGGCGCCCTCGGGGCCGGCGCGGGATCGCGGGTCGCCGCGCCGAGGTTCGGGACCTCGATGCCGGTGACCGTGTACCCGAGTTCGAGCTCGATGCGCTGGAGCGCGCGGCCGAGTTCGACGGCGCTCTGGTAGCGCTCCGCGCGATCCACGGCCATGCCCGTGGCGAGCACGGCCTCGAGGCTCGCCGGGACGTCGTCGCGCCCGATCGGGGTGACCCGCCCGCGCTCGATGCGCCCGATGAGGTCGAGCGGGCCGTTCGGCCGCCCGGGGACCTCGAACGGCGTGCGCCCGGCCAGCAGCGTGTGCACGGTCGCCGCGAGCGCGAACACGTCGCTGCTCGGGTCGGGTCGCGGGTCGTCCTCGAACATCTCGGGCGGCGACCACGGCACGCTCATGCCCACCGCGGCGCGGTCCGAGCCGGACGCGGACCCGGTCGCCGATGCATCCCCGGCGAAGCTCATGGTGTGCACGGGGAGCTCGCCCTCGAGGTCGCTCGAGATGCCGAAGTCGCTCAGCGCCGGCCAGCCGTAGTCGTTGGTGAGCACGTTCGCGGGCTTGATGTCCCGGTGCAGGATGCCGGCGGCGTGCGCGGTCGCGACCGCGCCGGAGAGGCGGATGCCGGTGCGCAACGCGTCCTCGACGGTGAGCGGCTGCCGCTTGTACCGTTCCGACAGGCTCGGCCCCGAGCAGTACTCCATGACGAAGTACGGCCTGCCGTCGGCCGAGACGTCGGCGTGGAAGATCGTGACGATGAACGGGTGGGCCGACAGGCGCGCCATGAGGTTCGCCTCGGCGACGAACTGCGCGCGACTGGCCTGGTCGATGTCGTCGGCGAGCAGCACCTTGACGGCGACCTTCCGGCGCGGAAGTCGCTGCTCGTAGAGGAAGACGTCGGCGAATCCCCCCGAACCGAGCAGCCCGAGGTGCGTGTAGCCGGGCAGCTCCGGCGGTACGGACGGCGTGCGGCGCATCAGCGGTTCACCACCTGGACGCTCCAGCCGCCGCCGAGGTCGATGACGGTGTCGGCGAGCACTGGCGTGGGCTCGGTCGGGCGCAGCCGCACGGGCGACTGGCCGGGGGCGACCACGTGGGTGCCGTTGCGCGACTCGAGGTCGGTGACGACGACCGTGCCGCCCTCGACGGCCACGCGGAGGTGCGTCCGGGAGATGTCGGGGTCGCCGGCGCCGATCACCACCGGTCGGGGGATGCTCGTCCCGGTGACCCGACCGATCGCGGGCGCTCGTCCGAGCACGAGTTCGCCGACGATCGGTTCGATCGACCCGTCGGGCAGGCGCAGTGCGAGCCCCTGCGCGGCCGGCCGCTGGGGGCTCGCGCCGACCCCGGCCGGCACCGGTGCGGAGTCGTCCGGGCGCTCGCGCTCGGTGCGCATGCGACGGATGTCGGCTCCGATCACCGTGAGGCCGTCGTGGTCTCCGAGCCCGCCGTGCGCGGCGTGCCCGGCGGGGCCGTCCGGTGCGGGGACGCGAGCGGGCTGCGCGGCCGCCCCGCCCACGGGCCCGAAGTCGGGGGGAACGATGACGGGCACGGACGCCGACGCGGGCGCGGACGCGGGCGCGGCGGGCGGCGCCGCGGGCGGCGCGGGATCCGCGCGATCGAACCGCGGTCGCTCGCGGCGCGAGATGCCGACGACCGTGTCTTCGGGAACCATCGTCGCCTCGGTCGGCTCGTCGTCGCCCGCGGACCTCGCCGGATCGACGTCGGCGCGATCCGCGGATCCTGCCGGAACCGCCGCAGCCGCGGCATCCGCTGATCCTGCAGCAGCCGCGGACTCGACCCGCGGCGCGGAGGCGGCCGGGGCGTCGTCGGCGCTCCACTCGATCACGCGGGCCGCCACGACGCCCGCCGTGATCGGCAACGGCTCGTCTGAGCCCGACGCGCCGGTGTCGACGCGGACGTCGGGTGAACCTTCGACGACCGACTCCTGCCACGTCGACACTCCGGCGCCCGACACCTCGACGTCGCCGACGCGGACCCGCACCGGACCGCGGACGAGCGTGCGCACGCTGCCGCTGCCCCGCTCCCGGGTGACGAGTGCGAAGCTCGGCGCTGCGGTCACCCCGCCGGCGGCGAGTCGATCGATGACGCGCGCCGCGGCATCCGTCGCCCCCAGGCCCGGCCAGAGCGCCCGGAGGTCCTCGATCCGGTCGGCCGGCAGCACGAGCAGCGCGTCATCGCGCACCGCGGCGAGCCAACGGCCGCCGGCGTCAGGCAGGTAGTCCGGCACCGCTCTCCCCCTTCCGCGGGCGGGTCTCCTCGACGCCCGCGACCAGCTCTCCGTCGCGATCGCGCGTCGTGCCGTCGTCGTCGGCCTCGCCGCCGAGGTCGCTCTCGACGACGACTGCGCTGACGTTGTCGCGCGCCCCGGCCGCGAGGGCCGCATCGACCAGGTCGCCGGCCAGCCCCGCGTCGTGCGTCGAACCGCCCGCGAGGACCCGCGCGATCTCGTCGTCGGGGACCTCCTTCGACAGGCCGTCCGAGCAGACGAGGAACACCTGGCGACCGACCGCGGGGACCAGCCACACGTCGGGTTCGACATGCTCGTCGGCGCCGATCGCGCGCGTGATCACGTTCCGATCCGGGTGCCGCTCGGCATCCTCCGCACGGAGCACCCCGGCGTCGACCATCTCCTGCACCGCGGAATGATCGACGGTCACCTGGTCGAGCCTGCGGCCGTCCCACGCGTACACGCGCGAGTCGCCGACGTTGAAGACCATCCAGTGGATGCCGCGGCCGTCGCCGGCATCGACGAGCACGAGGCCCGCGAGGGTCGTGCCGGCCACCGCCGTGCCCTCGTCGCCCTCCTCCGAGAGCGCCCGGACCACGTCGTTGGAGCTGTGGATCGCGTCGAGCACCTGGGCCGGAGTCGACGGCACGCCGGCGTCGAGGTGGCGGCGGAACGTGTCGACGACGGCGCGGCTCGCGGCGTCGCCGCGCGCGTGCCCGCCCATGCCGTCGGCCACGAGGTAGATCGGAGGCTGCGCGAGCACGGAGTCCTCGTTCACCGCGCGCACGTTGCCGACATGGGTGCGGGCACTGTGCGCGATCCGCGCGGACCCGCTCGGAATGGGCACGACGCCGCCGACGTCACTCGTCACGAGGTTCGGGTCCTCTCTGGCCAGGGCAGAAGTCGTCTGCGCCGGGCGCAGTCGATCCACGCTAGCAAGCGATGCGCCTCGCCCGCGCCATGCGACGCCGCGCGGGCGCTCCGATCAGCGGGACGCCTGGGACTCGTCCACGTCGCGCTCGGGCTCCTCGGTGAAGTGCGGGATCTCCTCGCCGAGCGTGTGACCGCGCCGGCGGGCGTCGAGGTTGGCCTTCACGACGCTCGCGACGGTCGCGACGACCATCGCCCCGACGATCACCGCGAGCGAGGTCCACGTGGAGATCACCGGAACCCACTCGATGTGCTCGCCGCCGTTGATGAACGGCAGTTCGTTCTCGTGCATCGCGTGGAAGACGAGCTTCACGCCGATGAACGCGAGGATGAACGCGATGCCGTACTTGAGGTACTCGAGCCGCTCGAGCAGGCCGCCGAGCAGGAAGTAGAGCTGGCGCAGGCCCATGAGCGCGAACACGTTCGCGGTGAAGACGATGAACGGGCTCTGGGTGATCCCGAAGATCGCCGGGATCGAGTCGAGCGCGAAGATGAGGTCGGTCGTGCCGATCGCCACGAACACGATGAGCATCGGGGTGAAGAACCGGCGACCGTCGATCATCGTGCGCAGCCTGATGCCGTCGTAGTCGTTCGTGATCGGCAGCCGGCGGCGCAGCATGCGGATGAGCGCCGTGTCGCCGCCCTCGTCCTCGTGGTCGCCGAACGCCTGCTGCACCGCGGTGTAGACCAGGAACGCGCCGAAGATGTAGAAGATCCAGCTGAAGTTCGCGATGAGCTGCGCGCCGAGCAGGATGAAGATGCCGCGCAGGATGAGCGCCAGGATGATGCCCACCATGAGCACCTCCTGCTGGTACTTCCTCGGCACCGCGAACCTGGACATGATGATCACGAACACGAACAGGTTGTCGATCGACAGGCTGTACTCGGTGAGCCAGCCCGCGAGGAACTGCGCGCCCTGCTCGGCGTCGCCGATGACGAACATGAGGCCGGCGAAGATCAGCGCGAGCGTGATGTAGAACACGACCCACAGCGTGGATTCGCGGAACGAGGGCACGTGCGGGCGCTTGATCACGAGCAGCAGGTCGGCGATCAGGATCACCGTCAGCACGACGAGGGAGCCGACTTCGAACCAGAGAGGGAGGGCGGTCACGCAGTGGCCTTTCGGAAGGAGACGTTCAGGACCGAAAGTCTCTCCCCGCGCAGGCACTGCGCCGCCACGACCGGAGCGACGTCTGCGGCGCTCGTATTGACGATCGTGGTCTCGAGGCGGCATGCCTCGACGGGATACTCCCCTTCGCTCGGACGAGTCTAGGGCACGCCCCGGGAAACGACGAACGCCCCCGCATGATGCGGGGGCGTTCGCCTGTCATTGGTGACCCCAGCGGGATTTGAACCCGCGCTACCGCCGTGAGAGGGCGGCGTCCTAGGCCGCTAAACGATGGGGCCTCGCTGCGACGTGTACGAGTATGGCATACGACTCGCACGCGTTCCAAATCGAGGCGGCCCGCGCCCCGCCCCTCCCCCTCACGCGAAGACGGACAGCGCGCCGGGCACGATCTCGACGTCGATCGGCAGCGTTCCGACCCGCTCCCCGTCCGCATACGCGACGATGTCGTCGGCCTCGAGGCGCACGCGCTCGGCCCGCACGATCTCGACCGCGGGATGGTCCACGTGCGCGCCGGCGAACACGCGCGGGAACACGCCGAGCAGCCCGAGACGCGAGATCGGATGCACGATGAACACGTCGAACCGCCCGTCGGCGACATCCGCTTCGGGAACGATCCGCATGCCGCCGCCGAGCGACGGGGTGTTCGCCACCGAGACGAGCATCGCCGCCTGCTCGCGGCGAACGCCGTCGAGGGTGATCGCATAGCGTCGCGGCCGGAACGTCGCGAGTTCGCGCAGCAGGGCGAGCGTGTACCTGCTCGGCCCGCGCGGACGCGACATCCGGTTCGCCCGCTCGTTCACGACCGCATCGAACCCGGCCGAGAGCACGCACGCGAACCACGTGTGCAGGCCGCCGTGGCGCATGAGCCCCAGGTCGATCGGCTGCGGCGGGCGCCGCAGCGCTTCGACGAGCGCGTCGATCGCGACCTCCGGGTCGTCGTGCGGCAGCCCGAGCGCCCGGGCCAGGTCATTGCCGGTCCCCGCCGCGATGACGCCCAACGGGACCGCGCTGCGGGCGAGCACGTTCACGCCGAGCGAGACCATCCCGTCGCCGCCGACGACGACCAGCCCGTCGGTTCCCAGCGCGAACGCCGCCTGAACCTCCTGCCGGAGCAGCTCGAAGTTCGCCGCCTCGAGCACCGTCACCTCATAGCCCGCCGCCTCGAGCCGCAGGGCGGCCTGCGGCCCGATGGTGCGATGACGGCCGAACGACGCGGTCGGGTTCACCGCGAGCAGGAGGCGGCGGGGCTTGGGCGGCATGGAGCGATCATGGCAGGCGCCGACGGTTGCGCGCGCGCCGCCGGACGTGTTGGCTCGGAGC comes from the Agromyces marinus genome and includes:
- a CDS encoding FHA domain-containing protein yields the protein MRPLRVEYCGEWHTVEPGSTFTIGRESDLTIDDNPYLHRTFLTLSSEFGLWWLSNVGQLLSATVSDATGSVQSWVAPGAKLPLVFKSVHVMFSAGATTYDFTVHAEEDFYNTSLTASPAEHGTTIMPVTLTTSQRQLIVALAEHVLSQPTAGRATVPSSAEAAARLGWSMTTFNRKLDNVCEKLDKVGVDGLRGGRGRLAVNRRARLVEYAVATRLVSADDLDLLDRPPASEARGAPG
- a CDS encoding serine/threonine-protein kinase, giving the protein MRRTPSVPPELPGYTHLGLLGSGGFADVFLYEQRLPRRKVAVKVLLADDIDQASRAQFVAEANLMARLSAHPFIVTIFHADVSADGRPYFVMEYCSGPSLSERYKRQPLTVEDALRTGIRLSGAVATAHAAGILHRDIKPANVLTNDYGWPALSDFGISSDLEGELPVHTMSFAGDASATGSASGSDRAAVGMSVPWSPPEMFEDDPRPDPSSDVFALAATVHTLLAGRTPFEVPGRPNGPLDLIGRIERGRVTPIGRDDVPASLEAVLATGMAVDRAERYQSAVELGRALQRIELELGYTVTGIEVPNLGAATRDPAPAPRAPVRPAEPTRGHAGPGSDATQVRGVRQVSAQPVASAAPIASVAQVDDGTVMRPAPRAAAAGDRVGDQVEGATLAAPRRGSAEASAQRAEAAAPSRRRRAVAAAITVAAGLAVVAAVGAAVVLGGGSDRDGDDDLAAPSAPENAVVAATVPTPEVAPGTIAGGRAVFAVQHEGAEEGDRYRWQRADGAGSLAVAEGPEIVVDGVEAGQTVCIEVQVQRGSKTSEPVTECTS
- a CDS encoding FHA domain-containing protein; this encodes MPDYLPDAGGRWLAAVRDDALLVLPADRIEDLRALWPGLGATDAAARVIDRLAAGGVTAAPSFALVTRERGSGSVRTLVRGPVRVRVGDVEVSGAGVSTWQESVVEGSPDVRVDTGASGSDEPLPITAGVVAARVIEWSADDAPAASAPRVESAAAAGSADAAAAAVPAGSADRADVDPARSAGDDEPTEATMVPEDTVVGISRRERPRFDRADPAPPAAPPAAPASAPASASVPVIVPPDFGPVGGAAAQPARVPAPDGPAGHAAHGGLGDHDGLTVIGADIRRMRTERERPDDSAPVPAGVGASPQRPAAQGLALRLPDGSIEPIVGELVLGRAPAIGRVTGTSIPRPVVIGAGDPDISRTHLRVAVEGGTVVVTDLESRNGTHVVAPGQSPVRLRPTEPTPVLADTVIDLGGGWSVQVVNR
- a CDS encoding PP2C family protein-serine/threonine phosphatase — its product is MTSDVGGVVPIPSGSARIAHSARTHVGNVRAVNEDSVLAQPPIYLVADGMGGHARGDAASRAVVDTFRRHLDAGVPSTPAQVLDAIHSSNDVVRALSEEGDEGTAVAGTTLAGLVLVDAGDGRGIHWMVFNVGDSRVYAWDGRRLDQVTVDHSAVQEMVDAGVLRAEDAERHPDRNVITRAIGADEHVEPDVWLVPAVGRQVFLVCSDGLSKEVPDDEIARVLAGGSTHDAGLAGDLVDAALAAGARDNVSAVVVESDLGGEADDDGTTRDRDGELVAGVEETRPRKGESGAGLPA
- a CDS encoding TerC family protein is translated as MTALPLWFEVGSLVVLTVILIADLLLVIKRPHVPSFRESTLWVVFYITLALIFAGLMFVIGDAEQGAQFLAGWLTEYSLSIDNLFVFVIIMSRFAVPRKYQQEVLMVGIILALILRGIFILLGAQLIANFSWIFYIFGAFLVYTAVQQAFGDHEDEGGDTALIRMLRRRLPITNDYDGIRLRTMIDGRRFFTPMLIVFVAIGTTDLIFALDSIPAIFGITQSPFIVFTANVFALMGLRQLYFLLGGLLERLEYLKYGIAFILAFIGVKLVFHAMHENELPFINGGEHIEWVPVISTWTSLAVIVGAMVVATVASVVKANLDARRRGHTLGEEIPHFTEEPERDVDESQASR
- a CDS encoding diacylglycerol/lipid kinase family protein — encoded protein: MPPKPRRLLLAVNPTASFGRHRTIGPQAALRLEAAGYEVTVLEAANFELLRQEVQAAFALGTDGLVVVGGDGMVSLGVNVLARSAVPLGVIAAGTGNDLARALGLPHDDPEVAIDALVEALRRPPQPIDLGLMRHGGLHTWFACVLSAGFDAVVNERANRMSRPRGPSRYTLALLRELATFRPRRYAITLDGVRREQAAMLVSVANTPSLGGGMRIVPEADVADGRFDVFIVHPISRLGLLGVFPRVFAGAHVDHPAVEIVRAERVRLEADDIVAYADGERVGTLPIDVEIVPGALSVFA